In a genomic window of Mycolicibacterium neoaurum VKM Ac-1815D:
- the dop gene encoding depupylase/deamidase Dop, translating into MQRIIGTEVEYGISSPSDPTANPILTSTQAVLAYAAAAGLQRAKRTRWDYEVESPLRDARGFDLSRGTGPAPIVDADEVGAANMILTNGARLYVDHAHPEYSAPEVTDPLDAVIWDKAGERVMEAAARHVASVPGAVKLQLYKNNVDGKGASYGTHENYLMSRQTPFSSVIAGFTPFLVSRQVVTGSGRVGIGPSGDEPGFQLSQRADYIEVEVGLETTLKRGIINTRDEPHADADKYRRLHVIIGDANLAETSTYLKVGTSSLVLDLIEEGPAHGIDLSDLALARPVHAVHVISRDPSLRATVALADGRELTALALQRIYLDRVAKLVDAREPDARASHVIDTWAHVLDLLERDPMECAEILDWPAKLRLLEGFRNRENLTWSAPRLQLVDLQYSDVRLDKGLYNRLVARGSMQRLVSEQQVLDAVDNPPTDTRAYFRGECLRRFGADIAAASWDSVIFDLGGDSLVRIPTLEPLRGSKAHVGALLDSVDSAAELVEQLTT; encoded by the coding sequence ATGCAACGGATTATCGGGACCGAGGTCGAATACGGCATCTCCTCGCCGTCGGACCCCACGGCGAATCCGATCCTGACCTCGACCCAGGCGGTGCTGGCCTACGCCGCGGCCGCCGGGTTACAGCGGGCCAAGCGCACGCGGTGGGACTACGAGGTGGAATCGCCGCTGCGCGATGCCCGCGGCTTCGACCTGTCCCGCGGCACCGGCCCGGCGCCCATCGTCGACGCCGACGAGGTCGGTGCCGCCAACATGATCCTGACCAACGGCGCTCGGCTCTATGTCGATCACGCCCACCCGGAGTACTCCGCGCCGGAGGTGACCGATCCGCTGGACGCGGTCATCTGGGACAAGGCCGGCGAACGGGTCATGGAGGCGGCGGCGCGCCATGTGGCCAGCGTGCCCGGGGCGGTGAAACTGCAGCTCTACAAGAACAATGTGGACGGCAAGGGCGCGTCCTACGGCACGCACGAGAACTATCTGATGTCCCGGCAGACGCCGTTCTCCTCGGTGATCGCCGGATTCACCCCGTTCCTGGTGTCCCGTCAGGTCGTCACCGGCTCCGGCCGGGTGGGGATCGGACCCTCCGGTGACGAGCCTGGCTTCCAGCTGTCCCAGCGTGCGGACTACATCGAGGTCGAGGTCGGCTTGGAGACCACGCTCAAGCGCGGCATCATCAACACCCGCGACGAGCCGCACGCCGACGCGGACAAGTACCGCCGCCTGCACGTCATCATCGGCGACGCGAACCTGGCCGAGACGTCGACCTATCTCAAGGTCGGCACCAGCTCACTGGTTCTCGACCTCATCGAGGAGGGGCCGGCGCACGGTATCGACCTGTCCGATCTCGCGTTGGCCCGGCCGGTGCACGCGGTCCATGTCATCAGCCGCGATCCCTCGCTGCGGGCGACGGTCGCACTCGCCGACGGGCGGGAGTTGACAGCGCTTGCGCTGCAACGCATCTACCTCGACCGGGTGGCCAAACTGGTCGACGCCCGCGAGCCAGACGCACGGGCCAGCCACGTCATCGACACCTGGGCGCATGTGCTGGACCTGCTGGAGCGCGATCCGATGGAATGCGCCGAGATCCTGGACTGGCCCGCCAAGCTCAGACTGCTCGAAGGCTTCCGTAACCGCGAGAACCTGACGTGGTCCGCGCCGCGCCTGCAGCTGGTGGATCTGCAGTATTCCGATGTCCGCCTGGACAAGGGCCTGTACAACCGCCTGGTCGCCCGTGGATCGATGCAACGGCTGGTCAGCGAGCAACAGGTGCTCGATGCCGTGGACAATCCGCCCACCGACACCAGGGCGTACTTCCGCGGCGAATGTCTGCGCCGGTTCGGTGCCGATATCGCGGCGGCCAGCTGGGACTCGGTGATCTTCGACCTCGGCGGGGATTCGCTGGTGCGCATCCCGACCCTGGAGCCGCTGCGCGGCAGCAAGGCGCACGTGGGTGCACTGCTGGATTCGGTGGACAGCGCCGCCGAACTGGTCGAGCAGCTCACGACGTGA
- a CDS encoding ubiquitin-like protein Pup, translated as MAQEQTKRGGGGGEDDDVAGASAAGQERREKLAEDTDDLLDEIDDVLEENAEDFVRAYVQKGGQ; from the coding sequence ATGGCTCAGGAGCAGACCAAGCGTGGCGGTGGCGGCGGTGAGGACGATGACGTCGCCGGCGCATCCGCGGCCGGGCAGGAGCGTCGCGAGAAGCTTGCCGAGGACACCGACGATCTGCTCGACGAGATCGACGATGTCCTCGAGGAGAACGCCGAGGATTTCGTGCGTGCCTATGTCCAAAAGGGCGGCCAGTGA
- the prcB gene encoding proteasome subunit beta, with the protein MNLSSFSDFLSRQAPQLLPSGREVPGGPGTDLPHGTTIVAIKYPGGVLIAGDRRATQGHMIASRDVQKVHIADDYAATGIAGTAAIAVEFARLYAVELEHYEKVEGVPLTFRGKVNRLATMVRGNLGAALQGFVALPLLVAFDVDAVDPTHAGRIVSFDAAGGWNIEEEGFQSVGSGSLFAKSSIKKLYPQVSDADSALMAAIEALYDAADDDSATGGPDLVRGIYPTAVLIGADGAEEVAEARIADLARQVIDKRTRAGGNG; encoded by the coding sequence CTGAACCTGTCGTCGTTCTCGGATTTTCTGAGTCGGCAGGCACCGCAGCTGCTCCCGAGTGGACGCGAGGTGCCCGGCGGACCCGGGACGGATCTGCCGCACGGCACGACGATCGTGGCGATCAAGTACCCCGGTGGAGTGTTGATCGCGGGTGACCGGCGTGCCACCCAGGGCCACATGATCGCCAGCCGCGATGTCCAAAAGGTGCATATCGCCGACGATTACGCGGCTACCGGGATCGCCGGTACCGCGGCCATCGCGGTGGAGTTCGCCCGGCTCTATGCCGTCGAACTTGAGCATTACGAGAAGGTCGAGGGTGTCCCACTGACCTTCCGCGGCAAGGTGAACCGGCTGGCCACCATGGTGCGTGGCAACCTGGGTGCCGCGCTGCAGGGTTTCGTGGCGCTGCCGCTGCTGGTCGCCTTTGATGTGGACGCCGTCGATCCGACCCACGCCGGGCGCATCGTCTCTTTCGATGCCGCCGGCGGGTGGAACATCGAGGAGGAGGGCTTCCAGTCGGTGGGCTCGGGTTCGCTGTTCGCGAAATCCTCGATCAAGAAGCTCTACCCGCAGGTCAGCGATGCCGACTCGGCGTTGATGGCCGCCATCGAGGCGCTCTACGACGCCGCCGACGACGATTCGGCCACCGGTGGTCCGGATCTGGTGCGCGGCATCTATCCGACCGCGGTGCTGATCGGCGCCGACGGAGCTGAGGAAGTGGCCGAGGCCCGGATCGCCGATCTGGCCCGACAGGTCATCGACAAGAGGACACGCGCGGGCGGTAACGGCTGA
- the prcA gene encoding proteasome subunit alpha, producing the protein MSFPYFISPEQAMRERSELARKGISRGRSVVVLTYDSGVLFVAENPSRSLQKVSELYDRVGFAAVGRFNEFDKLRVAGIQFADTRGYAYDRRDVTGRQLANVYAQALGTIFTEQAKPFEVELCVAEVAHFGETKAPELYRITYDGSIADEPHFVVMGGTTEPIATALGESYIENATLAEAVTIAVNALRGGGNGAEPRVLEPSTMEVAILDANRPRRAFRRITGAALEALVPSIGEEPAGDAGGGEPGDGQSEQPVG; encoded by the coding sequence ATGAGTTTTCCGTATTTCATCTCGCCCGAACAGGCGATGCGTGAGCGTTCCGAGCTTGCGCGCAAAGGTATTTCACGCGGACGCAGCGTGGTGGTGCTGACCTACGACAGTGGCGTGCTCTTCGTCGCCGAGAACCCGTCCCGCTCACTGCAGAAGGTCAGCGAGCTCTACGACCGGGTCGGGTTCGCCGCGGTCGGCCGGTTCAACGAATTCGACAAGCTGCGGGTGGCGGGCATCCAGTTCGCCGATACCCGCGGCTATGCCTATGACCGGCGCGATGTGACCGGCAGGCAGCTGGCCAACGTCTACGCCCAGGCGCTGGGCACCATCTTCACCGAGCAGGCCAAACCCTTCGAGGTGGAGCTGTGCGTGGCCGAGGTGGCCCATTTCGGTGAGACGAAAGCTCCTGAGCTGTACCGCATCACCTACGACGGATCGATCGCCGACGAACCGCATTTCGTGGTCATGGGCGGCACCACCGAGCCGATCGCCACGGCGCTGGGGGAGTCCTACATCGAGAACGCCACCCTCGCCGAGGCCGTCACGATCGCGGTGAACGCGCTGCGGGGCGGTGGCAACGGGGCCGAACCGCGGGTGTTGGAGCCGTCGACCATGGAGGTCGCGATCCTCGACGCCAACCGGCCTCGCCGGGCGTTCCGGCGGATCACCGGTGCGGCGCTGGAGGCGTTGGTGCCCAGTATCGGCGAGGAGCCCGCAGGGGACGCCGGTGGGGGCGAGCCCGGTGACGGGCAATCCGAACAGCCGGTCGGCTAG
- the pafA gene encoding Pup--protein ligase, with product MQRRIMGIETEFGVTCTFHGHRRLSPDEVARYLFRRVVSWGRSSNVFLRNGARLYLDVGSHPEYATAECDNLAQLVTHDRAGERVLEDLLIDAEQRLADEGIGGDIYLFKNNTDSAGNSYGCHENYLIVRAGEFSRISDVLLPFLVTRQLICGAGKVLQTPKSATFCLSQRAEHIWEGVSSATTRSRPIINTRDEPHADAEKYRRLHVIVGDSNMSESTTMLKVGTASLVLEMIEAGVAFRDFSLDNPIRAIREVSHDLTGRRPVRLAGGRQASALDIQREYYGRAVEYLQTREPNTQIEQVVDLWGRQLDAVESQDFAKVDTEIDWVIKRKLFQRYQDRYNMELSDPKIAQLDLAYHDIKRGRGVFDLLQRKGLAARITTDEDIDAAVNTPPQTTRAKLRGEFITAAQEAGRDFTVDWVHLKLNDQAQRTVLCKDPFRSVDERVKRLIASM from the coding sequence GTGCAGCGACGGATCATGGGAATCGAGACCGAATTCGGCGTGACCTGCACCTTTCATGGTCACCGCCGGCTCAGCCCCGACGAGGTGGCACGCTATCTCTTCCGGCGGGTGGTGTCCTGGGGCCGCAGTTCCAACGTCTTTCTCCGCAACGGAGCCCGGTTGTACCTCGATGTCGGGTCGCATCCGGAGTACGCCACCGCCGAGTGTGACAACCTCGCCCAGCTGGTCACCCACGACCGCGCCGGTGAACGGGTGCTCGAGGACCTGCTCATCGACGCCGAGCAGCGCTTGGCCGACGAGGGCATCGGCGGCGACATCTACCTGTTCAAGAACAACACCGACTCGGCCGGGAACTCCTACGGCTGCCACGAGAACTATCTGATCGTGCGCGCCGGCGAGTTCTCCCGCATCTCCGATGTGCTCTTGCCGTTCCTGGTGACCCGGCAGCTGATCTGCGGCGCAGGCAAGGTGCTCCAGACCCCCAAGTCGGCCACCTTCTGCCTGTCCCAGCGCGCCGAGCACATCTGGGAGGGCGTCTCGAGTGCGACGACCCGTTCCCGGCCCATCATCAACACCCGTGACGAGCCGCATGCCGACGCCGAGAAGTACCGCAGGCTGCATGTGATCGTCGGCGATTCCAACATGAGCGAGTCGACCACCATGTTGAAGGTCGGTACCGCGTCATTGGTGTTGGAGATGATCGAGGCGGGGGTGGCATTCCGCGACTTCTCGCTGGACAACCCGATCCGTGCCATCCGCGAGGTGAGCCACGATCTGACCGGGCGCCGCCCGGTGCGCCTCGCCGGCGGTAGGCAGGCCAGCGCCCTGGACATCCAGCGCGAGTACTACGGCCGGGCGGTGGAGTATCTGCAGACCCGCGAGCCCAATACCCAGATCGAGCAGGTCGTCGACCTGTGGGGCCGACAGCTCGATGCGGTCGAGAGCCAGGACTTCGCCAAGGTCGACACCGAGATCGATTGGGTGATCAAGCGCAAACTGTTCCAGCGCTACCAGGATCGCTACAACATGGAGCTTTCCGATCCGAAGATCGCACAGCTGGATCTGGCGTACCACGACATCAAGCGCGGACGCGGTGTGTTCGACCTGCTGCAGCGCAAGGGGCTGGCGGCACGGATCACCACCGACGAGGACATCGATGCCGCGGTCAACACCCCGCCGCAGACCACCCGCGCCAAGTTGCGTGGCGAATTCATCACCGCCGCACAGGAAGCGGGCCGCGACTTCACCGTCGACTGGGTGCACCTCAAACTCAACGACCAGGCGCAGCGCACCGTGCTGTGCAAGGACCCGTTCCGGTCTGTCGACGAACGGGTCAAGCGACTCATCGCCAGCATGTGA
- a CDS encoding helix-turn-helix transcriptional regulator, giving the protein MATSKVERLMNLVIALLSTSSYLTAEKIRKNVAGYSDSPSDEAFSRMFERDKNELRDLGIPLETGKVSSFDATEGYRINRQAYALPPVELTAEESAAVAVATQLWQSPELVTATQSALLKLRAAGVEVDSEDVGVAISSTATLPGLRGSEEALGVLLSATNSGRVVQFEHRQSRNDPYRTRTLEPWGVVTHRGRWYVVGHDRDRADTRTFRLSRIGPGAKAVGPAGAVTVPDGANLREIVARAVADVPTGERARVWIAQGRATALRRQATAARPMAWRGRAGEEITVDIGMFDRLGREIASYGTDAVALDPASLREDVLARLRAHAGAPSGEAV; this is encoded by the coding sequence GTGGCGACGTCCAAGGTCGAGAGACTGATGAACCTGGTGATCGCGCTGCTGTCGACCAGTTCGTATCTGACGGCGGAGAAGATCCGCAAGAACGTGGCCGGATACTCCGACAGCCCGTCGGACGAGGCGTTCTCCCGGATGTTCGAACGGGACAAGAACGAACTGCGTGATCTGGGCATCCCGCTGGAGACGGGCAAGGTGTCGTCCTTCGACGCCACCGAGGGGTACCGGATCAACCGGCAGGCCTACGCGCTGCCGCCGGTCGAGTTGACGGCGGAGGAGTCGGCCGCGGTGGCGGTCGCGACGCAGCTGTGGCAGTCCCCGGAGTTGGTCACGGCGACCCAGAGCGCGCTGCTGAAGCTGCGGGCGGCCGGCGTCGAGGTGGACTCCGAGGATGTCGGCGTGGCGATCAGCTCGACTGCGACGCTGCCCGGCCTGCGCGGTTCGGAGGAGGCGCTCGGTGTGCTGCTCTCGGCCACGAACTCGGGGCGGGTGGTGCAGTTCGAGCATCGGCAGAGCCGCAACGACCCCTACCGGACCCGCACGCTGGAACCCTGGGGCGTGGTGACCCACCGTGGCCGCTGGTACGTCGTCGGCCACGACCGGGATCGCGCCGATACCCGGACGTTCCGGCTGTCACGCATCGGACCCGGCGCCAAGGCTGTCGGCCCTGCGGGTGCGGTCACCGTCCCCGACGGGGCGAACCTGCGTGAGATCGTGGCGCGGGCGGTCGCCGATGTCCCGACCGGCGAGCGGGCACGGGTGTGGATCGCGCAGGGGCGGGCCACGGCGCTGCGCAGGCAGGCCACCGCCGCTCGCCCCATGGCGTGGCGCGGGCGGGCGGGCGAGGAGATCACCGTCGATATCGGGATGTTCGACCGCCTCGGCCGTGAGATCGCCAGTTACGGCACCGATGCCGTCGCACTCGACCCGGCCTCGCTGCGCGAGGATGTGCTGGCCCGGTTGCGCGCCCATGCGGGCGCGCCGAGCGGGGAGGCGGTATGA
- a CDS encoding helix-turn-helix transcriptional regulator, translated as MTTQVSTRLVRLLNMVPYFKANPRVTRDEAAAALGVTRKQLDADLEQLWLCGLPGYGPGDLIDFDFTGDTIEVTFAAGVDHPLRLTSTEATGVLVALRALLDVPGMVDPQAARSAIAKIESAAGAAAATDTVAPAEPESASAAAVREATRAGRALQLEYHSASHDTVSSRTVDPIRVVLISDRSYLEAWCRSAEGVRLFRFDRIVSARVLDEPSRPPAPAVAAGPDTALFDADPALPSATLLIDRSAGWMFDYYPLRVLTELADGACEAAMTYASLEWMARFVLGFGSAVRVLHPPELADRVRQTAAAAVLAYEDE; from the coding sequence ATGACGACGCAGGTGTCCACCCGGCTGGTCCGGCTGTTGAACATGGTCCCGTATTTCAAGGCCAACCCGCGGGTCACCCGCGATGAGGCGGCGGCGGCGTTGGGTGTCACCCGCAAACAACTCGACGCCGATCTCGAGCAGCTCTGGCTGTGCGGGCTGCCCGGGTACGGCCCCGGTGACCTCATCGATTTCGACTTCACCGGGGACACCATCGAGGTGACCTTCGCCGCCGGTGTCGACCACCCGTTGCGGCTGACCTCGACCGAGGCGACCGGCGTGCTGGTCGCACTGCGTGCCCTGCTCGATGTGCCGGGAATGGTCGACCCCCAAGCGGCCCGCAGCGCCATCGCCAAGATCGAATCGGCGGCCGGCGCGGCAGCCGCGACGGATACCGTCGCCCCCGCCGAACCCGAGAGTGCATCGGCAGCGGCGGTCCGGGAGGCGACCCGCGCCGGTCGGGCGCTGCAACTGGAGTATCACTCGGCTTCCCACGACACGGTGTCCAGCCGCACGGTGGATCCGATCCGCGTCGTGCTGATCAGTGATCGCAGCTATCTGGAGGCCTGGTGCCGCAGCGCCGAGGGGGTGCGGCTGTTCCGCTTCGACCGGATCGTCTCGGCGCGGGTTCTCGACGAACCGTCCAGGCCGCCGGCCCCGGCCGTCGCCGCGGGCCCCGACACCGCATTGTTCGACGCCGATCCGGCGCTGCCCTCGGCGACGCTGCTGATCGACAGGTCGGCGGGGTGGATGTTCGACTACTACCCGCTGCGCGTGCTGACCGAGCTTGCCGACGGTGCCTGCGAAGCGGCCATGACCTACGCTTCGCTGGAATGGATGGCCCGTTTCGTACTGGGCTTCGGGTCCGCGGTGCGCGTGCTGCACCCGCCCGAGCTCGCCGACCGGGTACGCCAGACTGCCGCAGCGGCGGTGCTCGCGTACGAAGACGAGTAG
- the tatA gene encoding Sec-independent protein translocase subunit TatA — MGGLQPWHWLIVIAAFILLFGAKKLPDAARSLGKSMRIFKSEIKEMQSDGDKPSTPLPESSGPATPVSSERVDTAEQSSDKRPA; from the coding sequence TTGGGCGGTCTTCAACCGTGGCACTGGCTCATCGTGATTGCAGCGTTCATCCTGCTTTTCGGTGCCAAGAAGCTCCCGGACGCGGCGCGCTCGCTGGGTAAGTCGATGCGCATCTTCAAGTCCGAGATCAAGGAGATGCAGTCGGACGGCGACAAGCCGAGCACCCCGCTGCCCGAGAGCAGCGGCCCGGCCACCCCGGTCAGCTCGGAGCGGGTCGACACCGCCGAGCAGTCCAGCGACAAACGACCGGCCTAG